From Scatophagus argus isolate fScaArg1 chromosome 2, fScaArg1.pri, whole genome shotgun sequence, a single genomic window includes:
- the man2b1 gene encoding lysosomal alpha-mannosidase yields the protein MICASFCNMAAGSQQLAVGFLFLFSGGLTFPLGQDSKQTSTCGYESCHATKPNMLNVHLVPHTHDDVGWLKTVDQYFYGARNDIQHAGVQYILDSVVDQLLKNPDRRFIYVETAFFYRWWKQQSSSMQQTVKQLVNEGRLEFVNGGWCMSDEATTHYSAVIDQMTMGLRFLNETFGACGRPRVAWHIDPFGHAREHASMFAQMGYDGFFFGRLDYQDRARRMVEQEQELLWRASDSLTPPMADLFTGILPNGYNPPEGFCWDQLCDDPPIRDDPDLEDYNVVDVVQRFLTIANGQSTVYKTNHIIMTMGSDFQYENANLWYKNLDKLIHYVNAQQTNGSKVNVLYSTPSCYLQELHRTNLTWPLKTDDFFPYADDAHDFWTGYFTSRPALKRYERISNSYLQTCNQLEVLGGPVSRKGPFGEGDSQTMKKAMAVAQHHDAVSGTEKQHVANDYAKRLANGWQHCQVLVSNSLAALSGSSAERIYCDNLNISVCPLTESSKKFSVNVYNPLARPVTWPVRLPVNGTAYAVSDASGKSVDCQVVPVSTATWALRRNRGSAVRELVFQVQAPPLGFTHYTVSLLQDEHPPPRVEHRPPTAIQNKFLRVTFDPDTGLLSSLSNLETKQTIKLTQNFFWYNASDGNNSRSNQPSGAYIFRPNSSTPFTISKTAKTETIQTSVVQEVRQWFAPWVSQVVRLYADSRALELEWTVGPLPIDDDLGKEVITRLDTSIKTSQYFYTDSNGREVLQRRTDYRPTWHLKQSEPVAGNYYPINSRAFIKDDEDQLTVVTDRSQGGGSIYNGSLEIMLHRRLLYDDVRGVGEPLNESSDIYPDGLVVRGRLLLSLDRPPSAADAHRPLAQEVVLQPLLTFTDGDLHAGTRLEFSALQAALPPAVHLLTLTQWDEDLVLLRLEHQFQSWESKLNSQPVTVNLQKLFSALEVLGMSELNLSANQWKDEMTRFQWRPQTGEKPPLKTFEDPSAWEVTLRPMEIRTFLLRVRLR from the exons ATGATCTGCGCTTCATTCTGTAACATGGCGGCCGGCTCGCAGCAGCTGGCTGTTGGCTTTCTGTTCCTCTTCAGTGGCGGTTTAACTTTTCCTCTCGGCCAGGACAGCAAGCAGACAAGCACCTGCGGATACGAG tcatGTCACGCCACCAAACCCAACATGCTGAACGTCCACCTGGTCCCTCACACGCATGACGATGTCGGCTGGCTCAAGACGGTTGACCAGTACTTCTATGGAG CTCGTAACGACATCCAGCATGCGGGGGTGCAGTACATCCTGGACTCGGTGGTGGATCAGCTGCTTAAGAATCCGGACCGCAGGTTTATCTACGTGGAGACGGCGTTTTTCTACCGCTGGTGGAAACAGCAGAGCTCAAGCATGCAGCAGACAGTCAAACAGCTGGTTAATGAGG GCCGTCTGGAGTTTGTGAATGGCGGCTGGTGTATGAGTGACGAGGCCACCACCCACTACAGCGCTGTTATCGACCAGATGACGATGGGCCTGAGGTTCCTCAACGAGACTTTTGGGGCTTGCGGTCGCCCCCGTGTCGCCTGGCACATCGACCCCTTCGGCCACGCCCGCGAACACGCCTCCATGTTTGCGCAG ATGGGGTACGATGGCTTCTTCTTTGGTCGTCTGGACTATCAGGACCGAGCTCGCAGGATGGttgagcaggagcaggagcttCTGTGGAGGGCCTCTGACAGCCTCACACCTCCCATGGCTGACCTCTTCACCG GGATCCTTCCCAACGGGTACAACCCTCCTGAAGGCTTCTGCTGGGACCAGCTCTGTGACGACCCACCAATCAGAGATGACCCTGACCTGGAGGACTATAATGTTGTTGATGTGGTGCAGCGTTTCCTTACCATTGCCAACGGTCAG tctACCGTGTATAAGACCAATCACATCATCATGACCATGGGCTCAGACTTCCAGTATGAGAATGCCAACCTGTGGTACAAGAACCTGGACAAGCTGATCCACTACGTCAACGCCCAGCAGACTAATGGCAGCAAAGTCAACGTGCTCTATTCTACGCCCTCGTGTTACCTCCAGGAGCTGCACAGAACAAACCTCACCTG gCCTTTGAAGACGGATGATTTCTTCCCCTACGCAGATGACGCTCATGATTTCTGGACAGGCTACTTTACCAGCAGACCAGCGCTGAAACGTTACGAGCGGATCAGCAACAGCTACCTGCAG ACATGTAACCAGCTGGAGGTGCTTGGTGGTCCTGTTTCCAGGAAGGGGCCGTTTGGAGAGGGCGACAGCCAAACCATGA AGAAAGCCATGGCGGTGGCTCAGCATCACGACGCGGTCTCGGGCACGGAGAAGCAACACGTAGCTAACGACTACGCCAAGAGGCTGGCTAACGGCTGGCAACACTGTCAG GTTCTGGTCAGCAACAGTCTGGCTGCTCTGAGTGGCTCATCTGCTGAGCGAATCTACTGCGACAACCTCAACATTAGTGTGTGTCCTCTCACCGAGTCCAGCAAAAAg ttCTCTGTCAATGTGTACAACCCCCTCGCTCGCCCCGTCACTTGGCCGGTCAGGCTGCCGGTGAACGGAACAGCGTACGCCGTGTCAGATGCTAGCGGCAAATCTGTGGACTGCCAG GTGGTTCCAGTGTCCACAGCCACCTGGGCGCTGAGGAGGAACCGAGGCTCAGCTGTCCGCGAGCTGGTGTTCCAGGTGCAGGCTCCTCCTCTGGGCTTCACCCACTACACCGTGTCCCTGCTTCAGGACGAGCATCCACCTCCCCGCGTGGAGCACCGCCCACCCACAGCCATCCAGAACAAG TTCCTACGAGTGACCTTCGACCCCGACACCGGCCTCTTGAGCAGCCTCAGCAACCTGGAGACCAAACAGACCATCAAACTGACGCAGAACTTCTtctg GTACAACGCCAGTGACGGCAACAACTCGAGGAGCAACCAGCCTTCAGGTGCTTACATCTTCAGACCCAACTCGTCCACACCTTTCACCATCAGCAAGACGGCCAAGACGGAGACCATTCAG ACGTCTGTCGTGCAGGAGGTGCGGCAGTGGTTTGCTCCCTGGGTGTCTCAGGTGGTTCGTCTGTACGCCGACAGCAGAGCTCTGGAGCTGGAGTGGACAGTCGGGCCGCTGCCCATCGA CGATGACCTGGGGAAGGAGGTGATCACCCGTCTGGACACCAGCATCAAAACCTCTCAGTACTTCTACACCGATTCCAACGGCAGAGAGGTGCTGCAGAGAAG GACAGATTACCGGCCCACTTGGCATCTTAAGCAGTCAGAGCCCGTCGCCGGAAACTACTACCCCATCAACTCCCGCGCTTTCATCAAG gatgaTGAGGACCAGCTCACTGTGGTGACAGACCGCTCTCAGGGAGGAGGCAGCATCTACAACGGCTCTCTGGAGATCATG ctCCACCGCCGCCTGCTGTACGATGACGTCCGTGGCGTCGGCGAGCCTCTCAACGAGTCCTCTGACATCTACCCGGACGGACTGGTGGTCCGAGGgcgcctcctcctctccctggaCCGCCCGCCCAGCGCGGCCGACGCGCACCGCCCCCTGGCTCAGGAAGTGGTGCTGCAGCCGCTGCTGACGTTCACCGACGGCGACCTGCACGCCGGCACTCGGCTGGAG ttctCTGCGCTGCAGGCTgcgctgccccctgctgtccaCCTGCTCACACTGACGCAATGGGACGAAGACTTGGTGCTGCTGAGACTGGAGCACCAGTTCCAGAGCTGGGAGAGCAAACTGAACTCACAGCCCGTCACTGTCAACCTGCAG aaGCTGTTTTCCGCTCTGGAGGTTTTGGGCATGTCTGAACTGAAcctgtcagccaatcagtggAAAGACGAGATGACACGTTTTCAGTGGAGACCACAGACAG GTGAGAAGCCCCCGCTGAAGACGTTCGAGGACCCCTCCGCGTGGGAGGTGACCCTGAGGCCGATGGAGATCCGAACCTTCCTGCTCAGAGTCAGGCTCAGATAG
- the trmt1 gene encoding tRNA (guanine(26)-N(2))-dimethyltransferase — protein sequence MLLWTARLSPCVISHHLHPSWTHSASQTFHWSLGIAAAAAASRGLKSMEPLKAPQDPEIPTSKPPPAPAEPSAEATSSAATDTAAGKERTSAGGLLPGETVVKEGKAAILFPSANEVFYNPVQEFNRDLTCAVITEFARDVLAQRGVKVVVPGDKDRVVVSLSEEANETDVQTEDKNGAEEPAVTATVGEKCERGLRVLEGLAASGLRSVRFALEVPGLQSVTANDFSTKAAALIARNAEYNGVSHLLQASCKDASMLMYEMRGKKERYDVIDLDPYGSPATFLDAAVQAVSEGGLLCITCTDMAVMAGNSGETCYSKYGSVSIKAKYCHEMALRIILHSLDQRAGVHQRYIQPLLAISADFYIRVFVRVFTGQATVKNSASKQALVYNCVGCGSFHLQRMGRRTANGKHMKYSPATGPPVGPECEHCGQRHQLGGPLWAEPIHDLSFVQKVLSAVSGNPSRFGTSKRIEGMLSMMTEELEDVPLYYTVDSLSSTMHCNTPPLLQFRSALLHAGHRVSLSHACKNAIKTDAPPAVLWDIMRCWEKTNPVKREKLSETSPAFRILSTEPSLEACFTVREDANPQSRKRHLTRFQENPQAFWGPKARAKAGGGISTDLQDKRKKCQNKRKNQITDSSQLKDFPCKKFRQGICTYGDKCCYSHDSEPTEEEKMEG from the exons ATGCTGCTGTGGACGGCTCGGCTTTCCCCCTGCGTCATCTCCCATCATCTGCATCCTTCCTGGACTCATTCTGCCAGTCAGACGTTTCATTGGAGCTTAggcattgctgctgctgctgctgccagtaGGGGCCTGAAATCCATGGAACCCCTAAAAGCTCCTCAGGACCCCGAGATTCCCACCAGCAAACCTCCTCCTGCACCCGCCGAGCCTTCAGCTGAAGCTACGAGCTCGGCAGCCACCGACACCGCAGCAGGCAAGGAGAGGACGTCTGCTGGGGGACTGTTGCCTGGGGAGACGGTGGTTAAGGAGGGCAAGGCAGCCATCTTGTTTCCCAGTGCTAACGAGGTGTTTTACAACCCAGTCCAGGAGTTTAACAGAGATTTGAC ATGTGCTGTGATCACAGAGTTTGCCAGAGACGTGCTGGCTCAGCGTGGGGTGAAGGTGGTGGTCcctggagacaaagacagggtGGTGGTCTCCCTCTCAGAGGAGGCCAACGAGACGGACGTGCAGACGGAGGACAAAAACGGAGCGGAGGAGCCAGCTGTAACTGCAACAGTGGGGGAGAAATGTGAG CGCGGTCTTCGTGTGCTGGAGGGTCTGGCGGCGTCCGGTCTGCGCTCCGTGCGTTTCGCTCTGGAAGTCCCGGGCCTGCAGAGCGTCACCGCCAACGACTTCTCCACCAAGGCGGCGGCGCTGATCGCCAGGAACGCTGAGTACAACGGAGTCAGCCACCTGCTCCAGGCCAGCTGCAAGGACGCCAG CATGCTGATGTACGAGATGCGGGGGAAGAAGGAGCGTTATGATGTAATCGATCTGGATCCTTACGGCAGTCCTGCCACCTTCCTGGATGCCGCCGTGCAGGCCGTCAGTGAGGGAG gtctGTTGTGTATAACATGTACAGACATGGCAGTGATGGCAGGAAACAGTGGAGAGACCTGCTACAGCAAATACGGTTCAGTCTCCATCAAAGCCAAATACTGTCATGAGATG GCTCTTCGCATCATCCTCCACAGTTTGGACCAGAGGGCGGGGGTGCACCAGCGATACATCCAGCCCCTGCTGGCCATCAGCGCCGACTTCTACATCAGGGTCTTTGTACGTGTCTTCACAGGACAGGCCACAGTGAAAAACTCCGCCAg TAAACAGGCTCTGGTCTACAACTGTGTCGGCTGCGGGTCTTTTCACCTTCAGAGGATGGGCAGGAGGACAGCCAATGGAAAACA CATGAAGTATTCTCCAGCCACCGGACCCCCAGTCGGACCAGAGTGTGAGCACTGTGGACAGAGACATCAg CTGGGTGGTCCTCTGTGGGCCGAGCCCATCCACGACCTGTCGTTCGTCCAGAAGGTTCTGTCCGCCGTGTCGGGGAACCCGTCCCGATTTGGGACGTCCAAACGCATCGAGGGCATGTTGAGCATGATGACTGAG GAGTTGGAGGACGTTCCTCTTTATTACACTGTGGACAGTCTGAGCAGCACGATGCACTGCAACACTCCACCCCTGCTGCAgttcag GTCTGCTCTCCTTCATGCTGGCCACAGGGTTTCCCTCTCTCACGCCTGCAAGAACGCCATCAAGACGGACGCTCCTCCTGCAGTCCTCTGGGACATCATGCGATGCTGG GAGAAGACCAATCCCGTCAAGAGGGAGAAGCTGTCAGAGACGAGTCCCGCCTTCAGGATCCTGTCCACGGAGCCCAG ctTAGAAGCCTGTTTCACCGTGAGGGAGGACGCCAACCCTCAGTCCCGTAAACGCCACCTGACCCGCTTCCAGGAGAATCCTCAGGCCTTCTGGGGACCCAAAGCTCGTGCCAAAGCAGG AGGTGGCATTTCCACTGACCTGCAggacaagaggaaaaagtgcCAGAACAAGAGGAAGAACCAGATCACAGACTCGTCTCAGCTGAAAGACTTCCCCTGCAAGAAGTTCAGGCAG GGAATTTGCACCTATGGAGACAAATGCTGCTACTCCCACGACTCAGAGCcgacagaagaggagaaaatggaggGATAA